The genomic window TGAATTAAATACCAGTAGTTCTAGTACTAAACGGTATTTAACGATGCAAAACGGTACTAAATAGTACTAAACAGTACTTAAcagtatactgtaacagtatTGTAACAGTACTAAACAGTTCCAAAGGGTACTAGAATTACTCATTTACTTCGCCTTTGATTACATCAATGGAACTCTATAACTTCCTCTGTATCTTTTACTTGAATTATTTAAAGAGGCAAGAGATCAAAGTCTGTACAAACCCATtctttattatctatataatgttcACACACAAAAGACTCTGTCATCTAAACCTGAAGGAGGAAAATGCTTTGTTGTCATCACAACGCTTCAGTAGCTCCTGCTTCCTTTTTACACTCTTACCCTGCAACACAATAACAAACCTTTACAAAAGACAAAAGGATATAGAAACAAGAGGTCAACAGGgcatgtatataatactggTTTAAAGTgctgtttgatatttattaagTTCTTTTGGAGTCAAACATAAATGCTGAGCATTGTATTGAACAATTCTCCACTATTATAAATACATGCAAGACTGACAGTGGAGGGTGTGCTGAACATACACAATTTTACTAACAATACTGTCGTATATTTTTGATAAGATTTTATATAGTAACTGTCCTTCATTGTTGGCAATATGTATTTGTACAGAGACATGTTTTCATATATTCAGACTGTATAACATAAAGCTTTCATTGTATTTAaactttcattgtttttattgttgctATGAAGCCAgggatataaatacaatgaatattgctgtatatataactgCTGCATGGGCTAGCGCTAGTCATAAAAGTTTGTACCCACAAAATAATCTGAAAGTTCCAAACCATGAAAGAAGGTACACATACACATTTCCTGTTATAAAGTAACAGCATATTCTATAGTATAATGGACTGACCAGTGACCACtacaatatgtatgttataaagtaACAGCACATTCTATAGTACAATGGACTGACCAGtgaccactaaaatatgtatgttataaagtaACAGCACATTCTATAGTACAATGGACTGACCAGtgaccactaaaatatgtatatatgtctacagttttaacatgtttgtttattgtcAAAGGCAAGAAAGTGTATGTACTTTCTTACTTTTGATCAGTGCAAACAGACATTTTTAGTGGTACATCTGTATACCAATTTATCATTGACCTAATCTATTAGGTTTTGCTTTATTACTCAAAAATGTACTGAAACAGTTCAAGAACACAAAAAATATCACTGCATGTAAAATCAAGGACTTTTAAAAAGTTCTTCAACTTGCCTCATTGTTACTTGCGTCTATCAGCTCTTTAGCAAGAACATCAGTGAAGCGAGTTGTTCTATCCTTCTCCCCAGCACTCTTAATCAGGAAGGTCATCGCTTTATACATTTGTGTGTCAGGATTACAAGCAATAGGAACCTGAAAACAAATTGGCTAGAGTGTGATTTAATTACTGATTCCTGACAATGGTCAGTCTGATTTAATTACTGATTCCTGACAATGGTCAGTCTGATATTATGAGTCAAACAACTTTTATCATAGGctctaataataataaaatacaatgaTTCACTTCAGATTTTGTCTTTAAGATATAAAGAATATCAATTTGTTGTGGAATAATTAAGAAGCTTAAGACAGGTGATGATAAGGCCATGCGACATATGTGTGTCCCATTTTACACCCATCATTTATAAGAATTGAGAACAGGCAATGTCCATACATAAAGGTAACTGTGCCATGCTTTTATGTTTCCATGATAATAATGGACCTACCGTTTTTGACCTAATAtgggcgcccctaccttttttcatggaaataaatctttgactgagtgtcaaaatggtgttcaaaaataataattcacGTGAaaagttttgctactttatgtgttcaattttcttcagcaaattaagtaactggaagttttcgccacattttgtctattcctacagatgacatgtcagtgcaaagaacacccgaaactaaacacacatgcaaataataacttaccatctttatttgaagataaagtaaaagacttcattcttgttgataaataacttttgttcagaacagaaagcaaGTAAAAGAcaacattgtaaatcaattattaggtcaaagaaaacattgcctgatatgatctgggaaatcacctgtgtctgtaaatagaacacaaaagagttccatttgaacttTTCCTACTTCCTTTAACAGGATAAATACTCACCTCATACCACACCCCACCACGTATAACTCTAGTGGTATGAACATTGGGCCGACAGTTCTCTAAAGCTTCAAGGAACACTGAGACAGgatttaaatctatttcatcTCGACTGCTTTCTTTTgcattttgatatttctgtaactGTAATATCTTCACTTTCTTAAAGGTCTACAAATACATAAAGAAAAGTGTTACATTATACACGGATatatacaacaagaggcccacagaGCCGGTTTTGCTCACAAATATTAAGAAGTGcattataatgacaaaatcaaatCTCACTGAAGTCTAGACTTTGATTCTTCAGATAACCTTATGTGAACTTTTAACTTATGTGTTACCccaaagaaatttaaaaaatcaagaTCATGAATCAATGAAACATTATAGCACCCAGCTATATGCCAGTCAAATTAGCATGTTGTATCTCTTTTTCAGATTTACTCAAAGAACTTAAAGATCAATAGACCATAATGTCTTAAGAATGacagaaatatgaaaattaaaacatttatcttcTTTCATATGATGTACAAAAAACATCAAATGGTGAAATTATTTTCACTGATACAATAATTacaaaaattacatgtatacataatttaaCCAAATATAAACCTCCGAATTACCTCTTCCATCAGATCCCTTGCCAACTTCTTATTCCCTTTCCTCATCACTATGTTTATAAATTTCCTATGGACAAAAATAAAGCAGAAAATAGGAAATTCATTATccaattacatatatataattatatagataacacATTTTTTCCAGTTTATTTATGAACTGAACATTACTTTGTCACATATCTGAATAAAGTACCTTCAAAATGGTTACTCTATTTTCCTGTTGGTTCATTTAAATTTGCCATTCATAAGTTTTCCTTTCCCGTGATCAATACAATATCTCTTTAGTGTGTAGTCTATTTTAccattatcaaattttatttcgCATGACTCAAAGATATTAATCATCCTTTCCATGAGGACATCTCTCTCACCTAGTCATGCTAAATTTGACCCCGGTAAATCCACAAAATGTGTCcatgtttatgttttgaattacagacaacaaaaagaataagtgagagtagtaaaaGTAGGCCGTGGCCAaaggttagccaatcagatttgttaGGGGACAGAAATACCCAATCATGCCTATAGTATGATTCCAATATCAACTTGTAtctaatatatttcattgatgaaggcatgtacatgtaggtccCCAAAATATACTCACTGAACTTCAGGTACATATGTGAAAGACATGGACTGTTCAGTCCTTGGTGCCATTATTGGTCGGAATAGCCTTGGATCAGTGGCCGAGACTGGTTTCTTTAGTTCTTTTTTGTCCATGGTGGGCTCTAAATACTGTGCTGTATACCATTTTGAACGTACTTGTACAAAGCTGAAaacaatgaatttttttttttttgtatagtGAATACATCATTTTGATATCCAAAAATATGtactagaaaatttattttgCATGCACAATCTccattcattttaataaaaagaGATGTTAGTGTTGGCAATGATGTGATTTAAATaactagatatatatgtatattcattgAGTACAACTAAGACAGGAacttcaaatctttatcttcggatcaccaacacataatGCATACGATACATTatgctaattatttgatatataacatatagtaacacaattgaagaaggaagacaattttatgactcgtgccctgaccgggcctcaaaTTCACGATCTACAGCACCCAATGCAATTGCCTAGCCAGAGATACCCGCAGCTTACCGCTCCGCCACATCAGCGTTCTTAAGAAGAACATTTCAATGGTGCAATGTTAGTCAGcccgatatcctgacatgatcatatatataatactatactTCAATAATTGGTCACGAATCCATATTGCCTTGTATATAGTTacttatatatgtgtacagttttCGATATCATATCAGGAGATTTAGATGTATGGAAGTCAACCTGATGTGATTAAAATTGGGTTTGCTTCATAAAAGTATATGAGTAGCAGAACTACATGGACCCCGACTGGGCTGTATACCCAGCATATGTATACTTTTTAAAGTCTAAATGTACCAGATTCAAGTTCCAGGtctgatatataatatttgtaataatttaaagccacatattcacaaagaaacatatatcaatgtttacattttgagctttttacagttttcggacttgatacatacctaacagattatcatgaatcagaaactgaaagaaactATGTATtaatgaaagtatacggggtattcccaaaaataataactgtggctgccggaccaagtttctctgaaaatttgtcccacaatgcaacggcgggttttacagtacatacaaaatgGCAGAACCCTGAAAGCGTGGACCTGCGGAAAGGCACACAGATTCTGTCAAAAAAAGACGGAAACAtgagtggaatcggcaaaacccgagtatttccttaggaaaggaaattaaatgattcgttggaacttagcgagaaaagaaaagggaaaattttgccggacatcttttggattgctggttagcttttgaacattgtcaactgcactgatctaaaattttattgatgttttgttgtatgcatatattttgctacattttaaaattaagcatttaaatgtaaactatgtttattttgttcagttattacgcggatattctgttaatatgtttaaatgaaagcattatttgGCAAAGTTCAcatatgctcgatatgtaaacaacagccatgtgtgtagtttatatgCAGCGCACGTTGTCATAGCGTCATTCTCtgctccgtgacaaatcttgcgataaatataaatgcggcaagttatttttatacactgatgtctcaaggactccccggtcaagcgtccaggccagtggtcattatAATGTTAGaagagcgtgaatgagcatcttggattgccat from Pecten maximus chromosome 1, xPecMax1.1, whole genome shotgun sequence includes these protein-coding regions:
- the LOC117324966 gene encoding 28S ribosomal protein S7, mitochondrial-like; translated protein: MTLCKGKFLFQCLVSSHSRLSTFVQVRSKWYTAQYLEPTMDKKELKKPVSATDPRLFRPIMAPRTEQSMSFTYVPEVQKFINIVMRKGNKKLARDLMEETFKKVKILQLQKYQNAKESSRDEIDLNPVSVFLEALENCRPNVHTTRVIRGGVWYEVPIACNPDTQMYKAMTFLIKSAGEKDRTTRFTDVLAKELIDASNNEGKSVKRKQELLKRCDDNKAFSSFRFR